The Variovorax sp. S12S4 genome includes the window CGAAATAGCTGCCCTCTTCCCACGGGTCGCGCGGGTCCTTGCCGAAGGTGACCTTCGCGGTACCGATCGGCAGACCCGACACGCTTGCGAAGCCGTTGCGGTCGAAGGTGCCGGCGTGCGTGCCGCCCTCCGAATCGACCACGGTGAAGTCGCCCTGCGCAACACCCTGGTGCTTTTCGCCGGTGGGCTTGATGTACTGGTGGTACAGGTCGAGCTGGCCCTTGGGCAACTGCGGCGGGTTAGGCAGCGCGGGCTTGCCCTGACTGGCCGGCCCCACCAGGCTGTGCACCGCCGCATGCTCGCGCCAGGTGCCCGAAGTGCCGTGCTCGATGCCGCCCGAGCTCCAGCGGCTGTAGCTGGAGCCGCCGTTGATGACCACCTCCTCTTTCGCGTGGATGGTGATCTTGTTGGCGGTTTGCGTAATGTTGAGCTTGGCAAGCACGTTAACGCTGTCCTTCAGCGCCTTGATGTCGATGTCCGCGCTGGCCGCCACCAGCCGCATGCCGGCCTTGGAGGCGAACATGCGGATGGCGCTCTGCACGCTCACCAGAAAGCTCTTGCCTGCGCTCACGCTGGTGTGGCCGCCGCTGGTGAGCGCCGTGTGCTCGTTGCTCACCACGTGCGTGGAGCCCTGCGCCACCGTTTGCAGGCCTTTGGCGCTCGCAAGCGTGAGATGCGGCTCCTGGAACTCGGGGAAATCGCCCTGCTCGCGGTTGCCGCCCTGCCCCTTGATGGCGTCGTTCTGCTCCTTCAGGCCCGTGGCAACTTCGTCCTGGTCGCCGGCATCGTGCGCCTGCGCAGCTTGTGCGGCTTCGCTCAGGCCTTCATGCAGGTCGCGCGCCTGCGTGAGCCGGCCGATGGTTTCGCCCATGTCGGTGGTGTGCGCCTGCGCATTGGGCCGCGGCTCGGTGGTCACCAGCAGGCCCTTGGCCGCGCGTGTCACGCCATGCCCGTCGGTGCGCAATTCGAAGCCCTGCCCGCGCGGCTCCTTGCGCCCCGCGGTGTCTTCGATGCGCCCGATGTGCCCCACGCTCAGCTGGCTGGCCTGGTGGTCGCTGCGCAACTGCGCCTGGATCTTTCCCTGGGTGTCGTCCAGCACCAGGTGATTGCCGCGCCCGCCGCCCAGTTCGCGGCTGCGAATGCCCGACAGATGCTTTTGCTCCGGCAATTGCCAGGCCGCCATGGTGTCGGCGTTGTAGACGCAGCCCGTCACGATCGGGAAGTCGGGATCTCCGTTGAGAAAGTCGACGATCACTTCCATGCCGATACGCGGCACCGACACCGCGCCGAAGGTGGCGCCCGCCCAAGCGGTGGACACACGCACCCAGCAGCTGGAGTTCTCGTCGTCCTTGCCCAGGCGGTCCCAGTGAAACTGCACCTTGATGCGGCCGTACTGGTCGGTCCAGATCTCTTCGCCGGCAGGCCCGACCACCATGGCCGTTTGCGGACCGCGGGTGCGCGGCTTGGGCGTGGTGCGCCGGGGCCGCCATGCAAGGCTGGTGGGCTGGGCATCGAAGGCAAAGCGCTGCACCGAGCCCTCTGTTGCTTCCGCGCCCTCGCTGGCCTGCAGGTTTTCCTGCAGGTGGTAGCTCACGCTCAGCAGCAGGTATTGGCGGTTCTGGTCGGACCTGGGATGGCCGGTGAGCCGCAGCGTGTGGCCGGTTGCGAGCTCGCGCAGGTTGGAGCGGCCGCTCGCACGGCTGCGCTGGCTCAGCTGCTCTTCGTTGCGGATGCGCGCGTAGGTTTCGCCGTCGGCGTGCTGCACAAAGCCGCCGGGCCACTCGTAGTTCTCGTAGCTGTCGTGGTCGTGGCCGGGCGGCATCTGCCGCAGGTGCGAGAGGTCGGCCTTGGGCTTCTCGAAGTCGTAGTCGTTGTTGTAGTGATGGCCCGCACGCACCTCTTCCGCGGTTTCCCAGGCATAGATGCGCTCGCGCTGGCCCATGCCGGATTTTTCGAGCGGGTGAAAGCGCACCGATTCGCCGCCGGGCAGCGGCGCGTGCGAACTCGCAATGTCGTCCGCAAACACCAGCACGTGCTGCGAAGCCTCGTGCCGGAAGTAATAGTAGATGCCCTCGAGCTCGCACAGCCGCGAGATGAAGTTGAAGTCGCTCTCGTGGTACTGCACGCAGTAGTCCCAGCGGCGGTAGTCGCCCCGGCTGAGCTTCTTCTCGATGGGATAGCCGTAGCTGCCCAGCACTTCGGTCAATATGTCGGGAACGCTCTTGCCCTGGAAGATGCGGAAATCGCTGCGCCGCGTGGCAAGCCACAGCCAAGGCCGCAGTTGCAGTCGATAGAAGGAGTGGCGTGCGTCTTCCTGTTGCAGGCCAAACCGGGTCGCAATGCCGCCCAGGTAGCGCACGCCGCCGCTTTCGGTTTCCACCGCCACGGTCGACGCTTTGCCGAGCAGGGCTTTCGAGTCGATCGCGTTGGTGCTGCCAAGCAGGTCGATGTCGAAGGTGTAGAGCTGGCTGAGCGTCTCACGACCCACCAGTTGGTGAAATTGCAACGACTCGCCCAAGGGCGTTTGGATGGTGACGCGGCGGCTCATTGCTGCACCGCATTGAGCCGATAAGACGAATTACCTAATAGCAATTCATCCAATAAGAATATTGTTTTCAAAATGAGCTTCAAGCTCACCTCCCATTGCACGTGTTCACATTTATTTTAAATGTTGATTTATCGTAAAAGCCAATGCTAAAAATTGACAAATAGCCGCTTGAACAAAAAGTTCACGGCGTGAACGCTTCAGCGAGCAAAGCGGGGGAAACGGGGGCGACGTGAATTGCCGACCGCAATGAGGTGGCGCTAATGCGAGGAATACTTAGTATTTAAAAGATCACCCGGAATAGCGCATTCCGGGTGATCTCATCGGCCAAACAGGCGAAAAGCCTTCAGCCGGTAATGGGCGGAAAGTAATCCTTCCCGCCCTTGGCTTCGTCAGGCCGCCTTGCGGGCCGTGAGCCATTGGGCCGGCGCCAGAGCGGCAGCCACCACCCGCACCTCGCCGATGTGGCCGAAGAAGCCGTCGGCCCGGGCGCCGTCCCACGAGCCGCCGCCCACCACCCAAGGCGAGGTGGCCGAGAGCGTGGCAAGGCCGGGCGCATTGCTGATGTTGCGCAGCACCGGCGCGCCTTCCACATACATCGTGGTGTCGTGCGACACGGGGTCGTTGACGATGGCGATGTGCACCCAGCGGTCGGCAATCACCTCGCCGGACCAGTTGGTCTTGGGCGAGCGAGTGCCGGCCGTGCTCGGCACCACTTCCCACTGCACTTCGCGCAGGCTCGAGATGGCGAACAGCATGGGCGGCGCTTCAGGGTCGCCGCCCTGGTAGCCGGCCAGGTCGCCACGCCGGCCGTCGCGCGTCATGATGTTCATCCACGCCTGCTTGCTGCTGGTCCAGCTCTTGTCGATCTTCACGAACGCCTCGACGGTGTAGCCGTTGTCCAGCGTCTGGCCGTTGATCGGCGCTGCGGCCTCGGTGAGGAAGTAGCTCAGGCGCGGCACGTTCTTGTCGGTGTTGAGGAATCGCACCGAGCCCGGCGCGGCCGAGAGATGGTGGCGGTCGTCGCTCCAGACGATGTCGCCGTCGGTCGCACCCACGATGCCGCCCTGGTTCAGGGTGTCGCGGCGCAGCGGGTTGTTGCCTGTGACGTCGGCGATGACGGTGCCCGGGAGCACCGGCTGGTTGACCGTGCCGCCGAAGAAGCGCCAATGCGCCAGCGTGTTCGCGACCTGGGGGTAATCGTCAGCATTCGCGGCGGGCCGCTGCACGGTGACGTCGGGCTCCTTGTAGTTCGCGAGGATCATCGCCCTGGCCTTATCAACCAACGAGCCCTCGATGAGAGCTTCGCCCGTGCCGAAAGCCTTGTTGAAGCCTGCAAAGCGCTGCGCAAAATCCATCTCGATGACGAAGGACTCGTTGGGCGTGGTGAGCACGGCCTGGTCGAAACTGTTCAGCGTGTCAGCCGGCTTCTGCGGCACCCATGGCGAGAACGAAAGCACCTTGATCTGCTTATGGGTCAAGTCGAATTCGTAAAGGCGCATCAGGCCGTTGCCGCCCTGGTAGGCCATCTGGTAGTCGACCACCATCTCTTCGACCTTGTGGCCGAAGTCGTTGGTCTTCGTGAGGTGCGCCGCGCCATGGTGGTGGCCGTTGAGCGTCATGAAGATCTGGTCGTTGTCGCGGATCAGCTTCTCCCACAGCATCTTGCCGTAGTCGGTCTCGAGCGGGCTGGTGCCGTCGGCATCGATGTTCAGCAGCTGGTGGTTCACCAGGATCACGGGCAGCGTCGGGTTCTTTGCGATCACCTGGCGCGCCCAGGCAATGCCGGCGTCCGAGATGCGCCACGACAGTGACAGCACCATGAACTTCTGGCTCTGCGCCTCGAACACGTGGTACTCGTGAAAGCCGCTGCTGTCGCGCGCGCCGAAGGTGGCCTGGCGCTTGGCGCGCTCGGTGCCAAACCATTGGAGATAGGGCTCGTTGGCGAGCGTGCGGGTCGCATCAGTGCCGCCGTTCGGGTCGATGCCGTAGTCCACATCGTTCAACACGTCGTGGTTGCCGGCGAGCACGCTGTAGGGCAGCCTGGCGTCTTCGAGCACCTTCATCGCGGCATCGGCCACCTTCCACTGGTCGGGCTTGCCGACCTGGTCGACCACGTCGCCCAGGTGAATGGTGAACGGGATGTTCAGCGCCGCGGCATTGGCGGCGATCCATTTCGTCTGTGCGGCGAAGGGTGCGCTGCCGAAGCGCTTGTCGTACTGGTCGCTCTCGGCGGCGGTGGCGTAGCGCGCGTAGAACTGCGTGTCGGGCATTACCGCGAGTGCGAAGCTCGAGATCTTCGCGGCGACCGGCGGCGGGGCCGGTGTAGGTGCCGGAGCCGGCGCTGGGGCTGGCGACGGGGCAGGCGCCGGCAACGGATTGAAGCCGGGCGATCCGCCTCCCCCACCCCCGCAGGCCGCCAGCAATGCGCTGCTGCCGCCGACAGTCAGCAGAGACGCACCGAGCTTGAGAACCTGTCGGCGCGGCGGCTGGGCAGGATGGGCGGGAGAGGGTTCGGCCGGAGAAGGGGTGTGCGGCGCGCGGGCGCCGTGCGAGTCGTCAGGAACAGACATGTCGATGGGGAGCGTTGAAAAGCGCGCAAGCGTAGGCAGGCGCGGTGACGCAGGCATTTAAGGCCCATGACACTTCGGCGCGCGCAATGCCGGCGCGCCATTTATTCAGTGCGGGGTCACGCCCTGGCCCCGCGCTCCAACTGCTCGAGCTTTATCACCCGCCATGCGCACAGGCTGCCCACCACCGCGAGCAAGGCCGCCAGCGCGAACATGGTGCGGTAGCCGATTTCCTGCGCCACCGCGCCGCCGAGCAACACACCCAGCACACCGCCAAAGCCGTATCCGATCACCGTGAACAGCGCCTGCCCTCGCCCGCGCAGCCGCCCGGGGAAGCGGCGCGACACCACGGCAATGCAGGTGGTGTGGTGCGCAGCAAAGCTCAGCGCGTGCAGCCACTGCGCAACGACGAGCGCCGCGATCGAGCCGCCCAGTCCGGCAGTGAGGCCGAGCCGCGCCACGGCGGCGATGCCGCACACCAGCATCCAGCGCGGCATGGGCAAGAGGCCGATGAGCCGCCCCTGCAGAAAGAACCAGACGATCTCGGCCACCACCGACAGCGCCCACAGCAGACCGATGACGCTTTTGCCGTAGCCCAGCGAATCGAGATACAGCGAGAAAAATGCGTACACCGAGAAGTGCGCCATTACCTGGAAGAACAGCGCCGCAAAGAACCACCGCACTGCCGGAATGCGCAACACCGGGCCGATAGGCTCCTTCACTGCGTCGTGCGCCGCGACGGGCTCGCGGATGTCCGGCAGCTTCATCGTCGCAATCAGAACGACGGCCAGCGTGCCCGCCGCCCAGGCCGGAAAGTGCTTCATGCCGAAGCGCTCGAACCACTCGCCCGCAAAGAACACCGTCACCAAAAAGCCGGCCGAACCGCACAGGCGA containing:
- a CDS encoding LamG-like jellyroll fold domain-containing protein codes for the protein MSVPDDSHGARAPHTPSPAEPSPAHPAQPPRRQVLKLGASLLTVGGSSALLAACGGGGGGSPGFNPLPAPAPSPAPAPAPAPTPAPPPVAAKISSFALAVMPDTQFYARYATAAESDQYDKRFGSAPFAAQTKWIAANAAALNIPFTIHLGDVVDQVGKPDQWKVADAAMKVLEDARLPYSVLAGNHDVLNDVDYGIDPNGGTDATRTLANEPYLQWFGTERAKRQATFGARDSSGFHEYHVFEAQSQKFMVLSLSWRISDAGIAWARQVIAKNPTLPVILVNHQLLNIDADGTSPLETDYGKMLWEKLIRDNDQIFMTLNGHHHGAAHLTKTNDFGHKVEEMVVDYQMAYQGGNGLMRLYEFDLTHKQIKVLSFSPWVPQKPADTLNSFDQAVLTTPNESFVIEMDFAQRFAGFNKAFGTGEALIEGSLVDKARAMILANYKEPDVTVQRPAANADDYPQVANTLAHWRFFGGTVNQPVLPGTVIADVTGNNPLRRDTLNQGGIVGATDGDIVWSDDRHHLSAAPGSVRFLNTDKNVPRLSYFLTEAAAPINGQTLDNGYTVEAFVKIDKSWTSSKQAWMNIMTRDGRRGDLAGYQGGDPEAPPMLFAISSLREVQWEVVPSTAGTRSPKTNWSGEVIADRWVHIAIVNDPVSHDTTMYVEGAPVLRNISNAPGLATLSATSPWVVGGGSWDGARADGFFGHIGEVRVVAAALAPAQWLTARKAA
- a CDS encoding MFS transporter, yielding MSAPPPVAAGRGHLLAFAGLSASYFAHIGFFNPYLPLWLQDLGLPIFTISLLASVQSITRVFAPYAWGALSDHTGHRVMLLRFSAAVALVSSFGLWWHGGAWWLALVLLVMFTHTSSMMSLTEAAMAQLVAGDWGRYGRIRLCGSAGFLVTVFFAGEWFERFGMKHFPAWAAGTLAVVLIATMKLPDIREPVAAHDAVKEPIGPVLRIPAVRWFFAALFFQVMAHFSVYAFFSLYLDSLGYGKSVIGLLWALSVVAEIVWFFLQGRLIGLLPMPRWMLVCGIAAVARLGLTAGLGGSIAALVVAQWLHALSFAAHHTTCIAVVSRRFPGRLRGRGQALFTVIGYGFGGVLGVLLGGAVAQEIGYRTMFALAALLAVVGSLCAWRVIKLEQLERGARA
- a CDS encoding type VI secretion system Vgr family protein; translated protein: MSRRVTIQTPLGESLQFHQLVGRETLSQLYTFDIDLLGSTNAIDSKALLGKASTVAVETESGGVRYLGGIATRFGLQQEDARHSFYRLQLRPWLWLATRRSDFRIFQGKSVPDILTEVLGSYGYPIEKKLSRGDYRRWDYCVQYHESDFNFISRLCELEGIYYYFRHEASQHVLVFADDIASSHAPLPGGESVRFHPLEKSGMGQRERIYAWETAEEVRAGHHYNNDYDFEKPKADLSHLRQMPPGHDHDSYENYEWPGGFVQHADGETYARIRNEEQLSQRSRASGRSNLRELATGHTLRLTGHPRSDQNRQYLLLSVSYHLQENLQASEGAEATEGSVQRFAFDAQPTSLAWRPRRTTPKPRTRGPQTAMVVGPAGEEIWTDQYGRIKVQFHWDRLGKDDENSSCWVRVSTAWAGATFGAVSVPRIGMEVIVDFLNGDPDFPIVTGCVYNADTMAAWQLPEQKHLSGIRSRELGGGRGNHLVLDDTQGKIQAQLRSDHQASQLSVGHIGRIEDTAGRKEPRGQGFELRTDGHGVTRAAKGLLVTTEPRPNAQAHTTDMGETIGRLTQARDLHEGLSEAAQAAQAHDAGDQDEVATGLKEQNDAIKGQGGNREQGDFPEFQEPHLTLASAKGLQTVAQGSTHVVSNEHTALTSGGHTSVSAGKSFLVSVQSAIRMFASKAGMRLVAASADIDIKALKDSVNVLAKLNITQTANKITIHAKEEVVINGGSSYSRWSSGGIEHGTSGTWREHAAVHSLVGPASQGKPALPNPPQLPKGQLDLYHQYIKPTGEKHQGVAQGDFTVVDSEGGTHAGTFDRNGFASVSGLPIGTAKVTFGKDPRDPWEEGSYFGTPKDWKAKEPAGGGADAAGAGSGLSGVLGSAGNLAGLAGSAGGAAGALAGVAGMNSKAAGMLGQVTQAAGMAQQAVGAAQAIQQGGAKALLGQASQAATGMAMQAAGARLGPMGAPVAGIANVAGSAMSGGMPAGIKTGIATAGTNPALAGRTPGFVG